The following are encoded together in the Juglans microcarpa x Juglans regia isolate MS1-56 chromosome 2D, Jm3101_v1.0, whole genome shotgun sequence genome:
- the LOC121248168 gene encoding protein OPI10 homolog: protein MFGVVFPNRSFPMDISTFSQIDTFHWVLDMNTFVGEAYDQVREMCIFLLNSFTLPPDKALAVYIQSPGSPFLFCGAVTLGRPSAVLSLPWPEPGGQMQLTADAAPLSAKIGVSVEDLATLPSLDVVAEKKIERLALKVGENLFNFMQSFCGVDGSKLVVPMDILDRWFKKFQERAKRDPEYLKGFVL from the exons ATGTTCGGCGTCGTTTTCCCGAATCGTAGTTTCCCTATGGACATCTCTACCTTCTCCCAAATCGACACCTTCCACTGGGTCCTCGACATGAACACCTTTGTCG GTGAGGCGTACGATCAGGTTCGTGAAATGTGCATTTTCCTCCTCAACAGTTTCACTCTCCCACCGGACAAAGCCTTGGCCGTTTACATCCAATCCCCCGGCTCTCCCTTCCTCTTCTGTGGCGCGGTCACTCTGGGTCGCCCCTCGGCCGTGCTCTCGCTTCCGTGGCCCGAGCCGGGTGGGCAGATGCAGCTCACCGCTGACGCCGCTCCGCTATCGGCCAAAATCGGGGTCTCCGTGGAGGACTTGGCCACGCTTCCCTCCCTCGATGTGGTTGCCGAGAAGAAGATTGAACGGCTCGCCTTGAAGGTCGGGGAGAATCTGTTCAATTTCATGCAGTCATTTTGCGGCGTTGACGGGAGCAAACTAGTGGTGCCTATGGATATTTTGGATCGGTGGTTTAAGAAGTTTCAGGAGAGGGCGAAGCGGGACCCGGAGTACTTGAAAGGCTTCGTTTTGTGA
- the LOC121248170 gene encoding trans-cinnamate:CoA ligase, peroxisomal-like, producing the protein MDQLPKCGANYAPLSPITFLNRASKFYANRTSVIYERTRFTWQQTYERCCRLASSLRSLNIVKNDVVSVLAPNIPAMYEMHFAVPMAGAVLNTINIRLDSKTIATILRHSEAKVFFVDCQYVPLAREALRLLMDQSKDSRVPESSIPLVIVIDDIDSPTGVRLGELEYEQLVHKGNPRYVPGDLEDEWDPIALNYTSGTTSEPKGVVYSHRGAFLSTLSLVLGWEMGSEPVYLWTLPMFHCNGWTFTWGIAARGGTNVCLRNSTASDIYRSIAMHKVTHMCCAPIIFNVLLQAEPKERGQKIAPPVQILTGGAPPPAALLEKIEPLGFHVTHAYGLTEATGPALVCEWQAKWNQLPRDDQAKFKARQGISILTLADVDVKDLKTMASVPHDGKTMGEIVLRGSSIMKGYFKDPKATSKAFKDGWFLTGDVGVVHPDGYLEIKDRSKDVIISGGENVSSVEVESVLYKHPRVLEAAVVAMPHPHWGESPCAFVTLSKNSTGGTDVDVREAEIISYCRKNLPHFTVPKKVVFLPELPKNSTGKILKNELRDKAKHFVVSENHSDKSNIQAPQYGEQILQALSRL; encoded by the exons ATGGATCAGTTACCGAAATGTGGAGCTAATTATGCCCCTCTCTCCCCTATAACTTTCTTAAACAGAGCCTCTAAGTTTTATGCCAATCGTACCTCTGTGATATATGAGCGTACCCGCTTCACATGGCAGCAAACATACGAGCGTTGCTGCCGCCTTGCTTCCTCCCTCCGTTCCCTTAACATAGTCAAGAACGATGTT GTATCTGTATTGGCTCCAAACATTCCAGCCATGTATGAGATGCATTTTGCAGTGCCGATGGCAGGGGCTGTGCTCAACACCATTAATATCCGGCTCGATTCTAAAACCATAGCCACCATTCTCCGACACTCTGAAGCCAAGGTCTTCTTTGTGGACTGCCAATACGTGCCCCTGGCACGCGAGGCTCTCCGGTTACTCATGGATCAATCAAAGGATTCTAGGGTACCGGAGTCGTCCATTCCCTTGGTAATTGTCATCGATGACATTGACTCGCCTACCGGCGTCCGGCTAGGCGAGTTGGAGTACGAGCAACTTGTCCACAAGGGCAATCCCAGGTATGTTCCCGGTGACCTCGAGGATGAGTGGGATCCGATTGCTCTGAATTATACGTCAGGAACAACATCAGAACCTAAAGGAGTGGTGTACAGCCACAGAGGAGCTTTCCTTAGCACCCTTAGCCTAGTTCTCGGATGGGAAATGGGAAGCGAGCCTGTCTATCTGTGGACGCTTCCCATGTTCCATTGCAACGGGTGGACCTTTACTTGGGGCATCGCCGCGCGCGGCGGCACCAACGTGTGCCTGCGCAATTCCACAGCCTCAGACATCTATCGGAGCATCGCTATGCACAAGGTCACACATATGTGCTGTGCACCCATCATTTTCAACGTCCTCCTTCAGGCAGAACCGAAGGAACGAGGCCAGAAGATAGCGCCTCCCGTCCAAATACTCACCGGAGGAGCGCCCCCGCCGGCAGCCCTGCTTGAAAAAATCGAGCCGCTTGGATTCCACGTCACCCATGCTTATGGCCTGACGGAGGCAACCGGACCGGCACTCGTGTGCGAATGGCAGGCTAAATGGAATCAACTGCCGCGCGATGATCAGGCCAAATTCAAGGCACGGCAAGGTATATCCATACTAACGCTGGCTGATGTTGACGTGAAGGATTTGAAAACCATGGCCAGTGTGCCCCACGATGGCAAAACTATGGGGGAGATAGTCCTGCGTGGGAGCAGCATCATGAAGGGCTACTTCAAGGACCCAAAAGCCACGTCCAAAGCGTTCAAGGATGGCTGGTTCTTAACAGGAGATGTAGGGGTTGTACATCCAGATGGGTATCTGGAAATCAAGGACAGGTCCAAGGACGTGATCATATCTGGAGGTGAAAACGTCAGCAGCGTCGAAGTGGAGTCGGTACTGTATAAGCACCCAAGAGTGCTGGAAGCCGCGGTGGTGGCAATGCCGCACCCTCATTGGGGAGAGAGCCCCTGCGCTTTTGTCACCCTCAGTAAGAACTCGACCGGCGGAACCGACGTCGACGTGAGAGAGGCAGAGATAATCTCCTATTGCAGGAAAAATCTCCCCCATTTCACTGTTCCAAAGAAAGTGGTATTCTTGCCCGAGCTGCCAAAGAACTCAACAGGAAAGATTCTGAAAAACGAACTGAGGGATAAAGCAAAGCACTTCGTTGTCTCCGAAAATCATTCCGACAAGTCCAATATCCAAGCCCCTCAGTATGGCGAGCAGATTCTGCAGGCCTTGTCCCGTCTCTGA